From a single Osmerus mordax isolate fOsmMor3 chromosome 14, fOsmMor3.pri, whole genome shotgun sequence genomic region:
- the pou5f3 gene encoding POU domain, class 5, transcription factor 1, whose protein sequence is MSDRSQTSNSECNSRPYDFSRATMYSQALAQEGLGGSSLQIPHGVLQDPALIFNKAAYNGITQAAAQSFFPFPPVGGDYRASDSQAGDFGQPKHWYPFAASEYTGQVPGVAAVTQPANHSPPIAETREQIKMPEIKTEKEVNDEYSTDIKIQQYQTPPTSAMTHGMYYSAPWNPSFWPGFTHMTAASTSSQNATTSSASSPSLSPSPPSNGLPVNAFFSGSASQTVPATPTQNSNSTRSSGSSSGGCSDSEEEENLSTEELELFAKELKHKRITLGFTQADVGLALGNLYGKMFSQTTICRFEALQLSFKNMCKLKPLLQRWLNEAETSDNPQDMYKIERVFVDTRKRKRRTSLEGTVRSALESYFIKCPKPNTQEITHISDDLGLERDVVRVWFCNRRQKGKRLALPFDEECEGQYYEQSPPPPPHMVPSPMPGQGYHPNTHHGAPALYMAPLHRPDVFKQALHPGLVGHLTS, encoded by the exons ATGTCTGACCGATCCCAGACCTCCAACTCTGAGTGCAACAGCAGACCTTACGACTTCAGCCGGGCTACTATGTACTCACAGGCCCTGGCTCAAGAAGGATTGGGCGGCTCGTCGCTCCAGATACCACACGGTGTGCTGCAAGACCCGGCCCTAATCTTCAACAAAGCGGCATATAACGGAATTACCCAGGCTGCCGCTCAAAGTTTTTTCCCGTTCCCTCCCGTCGGTGGTGACTACAGGGCCTCCGACTCTCAGGCTGGGGACTTCGGCCAACCCAAACACTGGTATCCCTTCGCCGCTTCCGAGTACACAGGGCAAGTACCAGGGGTCGCTGCGGTCACACAACCTGCCAACCACAGTCCACCTATTGCCGAAACCAGGGAGCAGATCAAGATGCCCGAGATAAAGACAGAAAAGGAGGTGAATGATGAGTACTCGACCGATATAAAGATTCAACAGTATCAAACCCCACCGACTTCCGCCATGACTCACGGGATGTATTATTCGGCTCCATGGAACCCGTCTTTCTGGCCCGGTTTTACTCATATGACGGCCGCCAGCACCAGTAGTCAAAATGCCACCACATCATCTGCTTCGTCCCCATCTCTTTCGCCATCTCCCCCAAGCAATGGACTGCCCGTGAACGCGTTCTTCAGCGGGAGTGCAAGCCAGACCGTCCCGGCAACACCGACTCAGAACTCCAACTCAACTCGTAGCAGCGGTTCTTCCAGCGGCGGGTGCAGCGActcagaggaagag GAAAACCTCTCAACTGAAGAGTTGGAGCTGTTTGCCAAGGAATTGAAACACAAGCGTATAACATTAGGTTTCACACAAGCAGATGTGGGCTTGGCCCTGGGAAATCTTTATG GCAAGATGTTCAGCCAGACAACTATTTGTCGTTTTGAAGCCCTCCAGCTCAGCTTCAAGAACATGTGTAAACTGAAGCCCCTGCTCCAGAGGTGGCTGAACGAGGCAGAGACCTCCGACAACCCACAAGAT ATGTACAAGATAGAGCGGGTGTTTGTAGACACCCGGAAGAGAAAGCGAAGGACCAGCCTGGAGGGGACCGTGCGCTCTGCACTGGAGTCCTACTTTATCAAGTGTCCAAAACCCAACACCCAGGAGATCACGCACATATCCGACGACCTGGGTCTAGAGAGAGAC GTGGTGCGCGTGTGGTTCTGCAACCGCCGACAAAAGGGGAAGAGGCTGGCACTTCCCTTCGACGAGGAGTGCGAAGGACAGTATTACGAGCAgagccctcccccaccacctcacaTGGTGCCCTCCCCTATGCCCGGGCAGGGATACCATCCCAACACCCATCACGGAGCCCCTGCCCTCTACATGGCCCCTCTTCACCGACCTGATGTCTTCAAGCAGGCCCTGCACCCTGGGTTGGTGGGCCACCTGACCAGCTAA
- the fut7 gene encoding alpha-(1,3)-fucosyltransferase 7 has protein sequence MELHLTEKAVSVETCSFCHKKKPFVFICLVTLLLFLSYHISKQGWLQVEPLYTNQDTIGNGSFLTILVWYWPFGYRYPLEGDVCKDQYHIPGCRLTDQRSLYHQANAVVFHHRELQQRLQVLPLNLLRPPHQKWIWVSLESPENSGDLSHYSNVFNWTMTYRRDADIPIPYGELIRKQAVNSSSDSIEDSITQNKSKLVCWVVSNYNARHRRIQVYKSLIKTIPVEVYGKWNKRPLASANLLPTMSHCYFYLSFENSLSKDYITEKLWHNAYMSGAVPVVLGASLEDYKAVAPPNSFIHIDDFASVEELGSYLRNLSQNQQKYASYQAWRRDYKVKRLWSWVERFCRICLHHHNLSAQTVYQDLQAWVTG, from the exons ATGGAATTACACTTAACAG AAAAAGCCGTCTCCGTGGAGACATGTTCATTTTGCCACAAGAAGAAACCCTTTGTGTTCATCTGCCTGGTCACACTTTTGCTCTTTCTGAGTTACCATATCAGTAAGCAAGGTTGGTTGCAAGTAGAACCCCTATACACCAACCAAGACACCATCGGTAACGGAAGCTTCCTTACCATCCTTGTGTGGTACTGGCCGTTCGGCTACAGATACCCCCTGGAGGGGGACGTGTGCAAGGACCAGTACCACATTCCAGGCTGCCGTCTGACGGATCAGAGGAGCCTGTACCACCAGGCGAATGCTGTGGTCTTCCACCACCGAGAACTGCAGCAGAGACTCCAGGTACTCCCCCTCAACTTGCTCCGCCCCCCACACCAGAAGTGGATCTGGGTCTCTCTGGAGTCCCCAGAGAACAGTGGGGACCTGAGTCACTACAGCAATGTGTTCAACTGGACCATGACGTACCGCCGTGACGCCGACATCCCCATACCCTACGGGGAGCTCATTAGGAAACAGGCCGTGAATTCTAGTTCTGACAGCATAGAGGACTCCATTACACAAAATAAATCTAAATTGGTCTGCTGGGTGGTCAGTAACTACAATGCCCGCCATAGGAGAATCCAGGTGTACAAATCCCTGATAAAGACCATCCCAGTAGAAGTGTACGGGAAATGGAACAAGAGGCCACTAGCCAGTGCCAACCTCCTGCCCACCATGTCTCACTGTTACTTCTATCTCTCCTTCGAGAACTCTCTCTCCAAGGACTACATTACAGAGAAGCTCTGGCACAACGCCTATATGTCTGGGGCAGTGCCTGTGGTGTTAGGCGCATCATTGGAGGATTACAAGGCAGTGGCCCCACCCAACTCCTTCATCCATATTGATGATTTTGCATCAGTGGAAGAGCTAGGGAGTTACCTCCGAAATCTGTCTCAAAACCAACAGAAATACGCAAGTTATCAGGCTTGGAGACGGGACTATAAGGTGAAACGTTTATGGAGCTGGGTCGAAAGGTTCTGTAGGATCTGTTTACACCATCACAATCTGTCTGCACAGACAGTTTACCAAGATCTTCAAGCTTGGGTAACAGGGTAA
- the clic3 gene encoding chloride intracellular channel protein 3 yields MAEAPKIELFIKASDDGESVGNCPFCQRLFMILWLKGANFTLTTVDMKRAPEVLKDLAPGSQPPFLIYNEEVRTDTNKIEEFLEETLAPPQYPKLCCRYKESNRAGDDIFHKFSAYIKNPNPGLNDMLEKKFLKSLMKLDQYLLTPLPYELDQNPDMSQSSRIYLDENTLSLADCNLLPKLNIVKVVCRKYRDFEIPAALKGLSRYLDKAYQQDEFHLTCPKDSEILLAYHSVAKYLNK; encoded by the exons ATGGCGGAGGCCCCGAAAATTGAACTCTTCATCAAG gccagtgatgatggggaaagtgtggggAACTGTCCATTCTGTCAGAGGCTCTTCATGATCCTCTGGCTGAAGGGCGCCAACTTCACCCTCACCACTGTGGACATGAAGAG AGCGCCTGAGGTGCTGAAGGACCTGGCGCCGGGCTCCCAGCCCCCCTTCCTCATCTACAACGAAGAGGTCCGCACCGATACCAACAAGATTGAAGAGTTCCTGGAGGAGACCTTGGCTCCTCCCCA GTACCCCAAGTTGTGCTGTCGCTACAAGGAGTCCAACAGGGCTGGAGATGACATCTTCCACAAGTTCTCAGCTTACATCAAAAACCCCAACCCAGGACTCAATGATA TGTTGGAGAAGAAGTTCCTGAAGAGCTTGATGAAGTTGGACCAGTACCTGCTGACCCCTCTACCATATGAGCTGGACCAGAATCCAGACATGTCTCAGTCCTCCAGAATCTACCTGGATGAGAACACCCTCAGCCTGGCTGACTGCAACCTGCTGCCCAAGCTCAACATTGTCAAG GTGGTGTGCAGGAAGTACAGAGACTTTGAGATCCCCGCGGCCCTTAAGGGCTTGAGCCGTTACCTGGACAAGGCCTACCAGCAGGATGAGTTCCACCTCACCTGCCCCAAGGACTCAGAGATCCTCCTGGCCTACCACTCTGTGGCCAAATACCTCAACAAGTAA